The Streptomyces camelliae genome window below encodes:
- a CDS encoding ATP-binding protein: MPSTPPGKPGTLALTPAPAPNADVERRRKLFDRRRTTPGAARRFVAETLTQWGRTERLDDVQLCVSELATNAILHGAPSGGLVLVHVTLADTQLRIEVHDSGNAPPHRRHVPGHRRVVGHGPDRRHCLLPPAGAPATPQPPRDADPHRATHADHR, translated from the coding sequence ATGCCCAGCACACCGCCCGGCAAGCCGGGCACCCTCGCCCTGACCCCCGCACCTGCCCCCAACGCCGACGTCGAGCGCCGCAGGAAACTCTTCGACCGACGCCGGACCACACCCGGCGCCGCCCGGAGGTTCGTCGCCGAGACCCTTACCCAATGGGGCCGGACCGAACGCCTCGACGACGTCCAGCTGTGCGTCTCCGAACTCGCCACCAACGCCATCCTGCACGGAGCCCCGTCAGGCGGACTGGTGCTGGTGCACGTCACCCTCGCCGACACCCAACTCCGCATCGAAGTACACGACAGCGGCAACGCCCCACCCCACAGACGACATGTACCTGGCCACCGTCGCGTGGTTGGACACGGCCCCGACCGGCGCCACTGTCTGCTGCCTCCTGCTGGTGCCCCAGCCACCCCGCAGCCGCCACGAGACGCAGACCCTCATCGAGCAACGCATGCGGACCATCGCTGA
- a CDS encoding class I SAM-dependent methyltransferase, which produces MTELSAAHHAAVTDRGRLAGSAYSSDRDLAARQSLYQWQTPRYDLPGIVAEQLRGVRGRLVDIGCGNGRFIQRLRRDRPDLALLGLDIAPGILASVPGPVAVADATRLPLATGSVHAALALHMLYHVPDIPRAVRELSRVVARDGLVIASTNGDRDKVELDALWQRAAGDVLGTGRGPARISLSARFSLEKAPAFLGEEFGRVEAIELPGTITVHDPEPVIAHMASYRAWADQHDVPFDATIERARTILVDHIARHGSFEVTCLGGILVCRR; this is translated from the coding sequence GTGACCGAACTGTCCGCCGCACACCACGCCGCCGTCACCGACCGGGGCCGTCTCGCCGGAAGTGCCTACAGCAGTGACCGGGATCTGGCCGCCCGCCAGTCGCTCTACCAGTGGCAGACGCCCCGTTACGACCTGCCTGGCATCGTCGCCGAGCAGTTGAGGGGCGTGCGTGGGCGCCTGGTCGACATCGGCTGCGGCAACGGCAGGTTCATCCAGCGGCTCCGCCGGGACCGGCCTGACCTGGCGCTGCTGGGCCTGGACATCGCCCCTGGCATCCTCGCCAGTGTCCCTGGCCCGGTGGCCGTTGCGGACGCCACCCGCTTGCCGCTGGCCACGGGGAGCGTCCATGCTGCCTTGGCGCTGCACATGCTTTACCACGTCCCGGACATCCCACGGGCGGTGAGGGAGCTGTCCCGCGTCGTCGCCCGTGACGGGTTGGTGATCGCCTCCACCAACGGTGACCGGGACAAGGTCGAACTCGATGCCTTGTGGCAGCGGGCCGCTGGCGACGTGCTGGGCACTGGACGTGGCCCGGCCCGCATCTCGCTCAGCGCCCGCTTCTCCCTGGAGAAGGCCCCGGCCTTCCTGGGGGAGGAGTTCGGTCGGGTGGAGGCGATCGAACTGCCCGGCACCATCACGGTCCACGATCCCGAGCCGGTCATCGCGCATATGGCCTCCTACCGGGCATGGGCGGATCAGCACGATGTGCCCTTCGATGCCACGATCGAGCGGGCGCGCACCATTCTGGTCGATCACATCGCCCGGCATGGGTCCTTTGAGGTCACATGCTTGGGCGGCATCCTTGTCTGCCGTCGCTGA
- a CDS encoding CGNR zinc finger domain-containing protein: MELAYYSDYAVRLVNSEEPARGKDSLTSVEAVRDLFGINSQAARRATDADVTRFRSVRARLRSVFEAADQGDETLAVDLLNSLLLEFPVSPQISGHDYRDEDGRPLWHMHLADHPSNATAGYAAIAAMGLAFHLTEYGVDRLGLCEAAPCRNAYLDTSTNRSRRYCSDRCATRANVAAYRARKRLEADRSGSSGLAAENAQRTSATGER, translated from the coding sequence GTGGAACTGGCCTATTACTCGGATTACGCCGTCCGTCTCGTCAACAGCGAGGAACCGGCCCGGGGCAAGGACTCACTGACCTCGGTCGAGGCCGTCCGCGATCTCTTCGGCATCAACTCACAGGCGGCCCGCCGCGCCACCGACGCCGATGTCACGCGCTTCCGCTCGGTCCGCGCCCGGCTGCGCTCGGTCTTCGAAGCGGCGGACCAGGGCGACGAGACCCTGGCCGTGGACCTGCTGAACTCCCTGCTCCTGGAGTTCCCGGTCAGCCCCCAGATCTCCGGCCACGACTACCGGGACGAGGACGGCCGCCCGCTGTGGCACATGCACCTGGCCGACCACCCGTCCAACGCCACCGCCGGCTACGCGGCCATCGCGGCGATGGGTCTGGCCTTCCACCTGACGGAGTACGGCGTCGACCGGCTGGGCCTGTGCGAGGCGGCCCCCTGCCGCAACGCCTACCTCGACACCTCCACCAACCGCTCCCGGCGCTACTGCTCCGACCGCTGCGCGACCCGCGCCAACGTGGCCGCCTACCGGGCCCGCAAGCGCCTGGAGGCCGACCGGTCCGGCAGCAGCGGCCTCGCGGCCGAGAACGCCCAGCGCACCAGCGCGACCGGCGAGCGCTGA
- a CDS encoding class I SAM-dependent methyltransferase encodes MTTSTAADWAAWQESWDRQQESYMPDREERFRIMLDMVEAFVGPAPRVLDLACGTGSITARLLARLPHATSTGIDLDPALLTIARGTFDGDDRVTFVEADLKDPDWPARLPYDTYDAVLTATALHWLRTDPLDTLYGQVAGLVRHGGVFMNADHMIDDSTPRINAIESTRRRTRMEQATRGGALDWAEWWALAAEDPVLAAPTARRFEIYGVHADGEMPSAAWHARTLLAHGFGEARPVWCSPSDTLLLALK; translated from the coding sequence ATGACCACGAGCACCGCCGCCGACTGGGCGGCCTGGCAGGAGAGCTGGGACCGGCAGCAGGAGTCGTACATGCCGGATCGCGAGGAGCGGTTCCGGATCATGCTCGACATGGTCGAGGCGTTCGTGGGCCCCGCCCCGCGCGTCCTCGACCTCGCCTGCGGCACCGGCAGCATCACCGCCCGGCTGCTCGCCCGCCTGCCGCACGCCACCAGCACCGGCATCGACCTCGATCCCGCCCTGCTCACCATCGCCCGGGGCACCTTCGACGGCGACGACCGCGTCACCTTCGTCGAGGCCGACCTCAAGGACCCCGACTGGCCGGCGCGACTGCCGTACGACACCTACGACGCGGTGCTCACCGCCACGGCCCTGCACTGGCTGCGCACCGACCCCCTCGACACCCTGTACGGCCAGGTCGCCGGGCTCGTCCGGCACGGAGGCGTCTTCATGAACGCCGACCACATGATCGACGACTCCACGCCCCGGATCAACGCGATCGAGAGCACGCGCCGGCGCACCCGCATGGAACAGGCCACGCGGGGCGGCGCCCTCGACTGGGCCGAGTGGTGGGCGCTGGCGGCCGAGGACCCCGTCCTCGCCGCGCCCACCGCCCGCCGCTTCGAGATCTACGGCGTCCACGCCGACGGCGAGATGCCCTCGGCGGCCTGGCACGCGCGCACGCTGCTGGCGCACGGCTTCGGCGAGGCCCGGCCGGTGTGGTGCTCGCCGTCGGACACGCTGCTGCTGGCGCTGAAGTAG
- the sodN gene encoding superoxide dismutase, Ni, with amino-acid sequence MLSRLFAPKVKVSAHCDLPCGVYDPAQARIEAESVKAVQEKMAANDDPHFQTRAAIIKEQRAELAKHHVSVLWSDYFKAPHFEKYPELHQLVNDTLKALSAAKASTDPKTGEKALELIAEIDRIFWETKKA; translated from the coding sequence ATGCTTTCCCGCCTGTTTGCCCCCAAGGTCAAGGTCAGCGCCCACTGCGACCTGCCCTGCGGCGTTTACGACCCGGCCCAGGCCCGCATCGAGGCGGAGTCGGTGAAGGCCGTGCAGGAAAAGATGGCCGCCAACGACGACCCCCACTTCCAGACGCGTGCCGCCATCATCAAGGAGCAGCGTGCGGAGCTGGCGAAGCACCACGTCTCCGTGCTCTGGAGCGACTACTTCAAGGCCCCGCACTTCGAGAAGTACCCGGAGCTGCACCAGCTGGTCAACGACACCCTGAAGGCCCTGTCGGCCGCCAAGGCGTCCACCGACCCGAAGACGGGCGAGAAGGCACTTGAGCTCATCGCCGAGATCGACCGGATCTTCTGGGAGACCAAGAAGGCGTGA
- the sodX gene encoding nickel-type superoxide dismutase maturation protease: protein MPELSQETERGRAVAPFGLAEVTGPSMVPTLRHGDRLLLRYGGTVRPGDVVVLRHPFQQDLLVVKRAVERREGGWWVLGDNPYAGGDSTDYGVVPDELVLGKAYFRYRPRPAGQRSPVALVRWAFSAARPLLPDRSASRRLRAR from the coding sequence ATGCCGGAACTGTCGCAGGAGACCGAACGGGGGAGGGCGGTGGCGCCGTTCGGGCTGGCCGAGGTCACGGGACCGTCCATGGTGCCCACGCTCCGGCACGGGGACCGGCTGCTGCTGCGGTACGGGGGCACGGTCCGGCCGGGGGACGTCGTCGTGCTGCGGCATCCGTTCCAGCAGGACTTGCTGGTCGTCAAGCGCGCCGTGGAGCGGCGCGAGGGCGGCTGGTGGGTGCTCGGGGACAATCCGTACGCGGGTGGGGACAGCACCGATTACGGGGTCGTGCCCGATGAACTGGTGCTGGGCAAGGCGTACTTCAGGTACCGGCCGCGGCCCGCCGGTCAGCGCTCGCCGGTCGCGCTGGTGCGCTGGGCGTTCTCGGCCGCGAGGCCGCTGCTGCCGGACCGGTCGGCCTCCAGGCGCTTGCGGGCCCGGTAG
- a CDS encoding helix-turn-helix domain-containing protein, whose product MGNTGIGALLVRLRTERGWSQQRVADECNTLEGRATKTGKEIGRYEREVRIPVPYTRKYLAQVFGVDAAVLDQAVAVSKSRRGGEGADEAGKVPLAWPTARPRTVAGAVSADAVASAEFARFIAQRNADEFVVEQLEADVARLARIYVSHPLLEVYVEIKRLRNGVFELLRGRQHPRQTTDLYVAASRLCGLSAHVCLDLGAYDSAATHSRTARACAEAARHEGMLAWVRAVESLIAYWTGHYERAARLAQAGRRHRAGGSIGARLASLEARALAIVGDQAGAVAALVGAERAREAMRGHDEVPGIFAFPAAKQFAYAGTSHLAVGGREHVQQAIASADTAIRLYRSGEDDDQSVGDLFAAHVDLARGHMLLGDLDGTEAMLGFVLGSPPERMSASIVRRLTALGQELSGPQYGGAAQAVHLRERLQHTAVLAAAPAAHPPELPT is encoded by the coding sequence ATGGGCAACACAGGGATCGGTGCTCTGCTCGTCCGGCTGCGCACAGAGCGTGGGTGGTCCCAGCAGCGTGTGGCGGACGAGTGCAACACCCTGGAGGGGCGAGCCACCAAGACGGGCAAGGAGATCGGGCGCTACGAGCGCGAGGTGCGCATCCCGGTGCCGTACACGAGGAAGTACCTGGCGCAGGTCTTCGGTGTCGATGCAGCTGTGCTCGACCAGGCGGTCGCCGTCAGCAAGAGCCGACGAGGTGGGGAGGGCGCGGATGAGGCGGGAAAGGTACCGCTCGCGTGGCCCACGGCGCGTCCCCGCACCGTCGCCGGAGCCGTGTCGGCGGACGCGGTGGCCTCGGCGGAGTTCGCCAGGTTCATCGCGCAACGCAACGCCGACGAGTTCGTCGTAGAGCAGTTGGAGGCCGATGTCGCTCGGCTCGCACGTATTTACGTCAGCCATCCGCTGCTGGAGGTGTACGTCGAGATCAAGCGGCTTCGGAACGGGGTGTTCGAGTTGCTGCGCGGGCGGCAGCATCCCCGGCAGACCACTGACCTGTACGTCGCGGCCTCTCGGCTGTGCGGGCTGTCCGCGCACGTCTGCTTGGACCTGGGCGCCTATGACTCTGCCGCCACGCACAGCCGTACCGCCAGGGCGTGCGCCGAGGCGGCCAGACATGAGGGGATGCTGGCCTGGGTACGGGCTGTGGAGTCCCTGATCGCCTACTGGACCGGGCACTACGAGCGGGCGGCTCGGCTGGCGCAGGCCGGTCGCCGGCACCGGGCGGGCGGGAGTATCGGGGCTCGGTTGGCGAGCTTGGAGGCGCGGGCGTTGGCCATAGTCGGAGACCAGGCGGGTGCGGTAGCCGCCCTGGTGGGCGCCGAGCGCGCCCGCGAGGCGATGCGTGGCCACGACGAGGTGCCGGGCATCTTCGCCTTCCCGGCCGCCAAGCAGTTCGCGTACGCGGGGACGAGCCACCTGGCCGTGGGCGGGCGGGAGCACGTTCAGCAGGCCATCGCCAGCGCAGACACCGCGATCCGGCTCTACCGAAGTGGCGAAGACGACGACCAGTCGGTCGGTGACCTGTTCGCCGCCCACGTCGATCTCGCTCGCGGCCACATGCTCCTCGGCGACCTGGACGGTACCGAGGCGATGCTCGGTTTCGTCCTCGGCTCCCCGCCGGAGCGCATGTCGGCCAGCATCGTGCGCCGGCTCACCGCTCTGGGCCAGGAGCTGAGCGGGCCGCAGTACGGTGGAGCCGCGCAGGCCGTACACCTGCGAGAACGACTCCAGCACACGGCCGTCCTTGCGGCCGCACCCGCCGCCCACCCTCCGGAGTTGCCGACGTGA
- a CDS encoding ASCH domain-containing protein, with product MTDTTARVHELNLYRQYFDLVAAGTKTIEVRVKYPHLADIAVGDTIRFRIKGTDEICEVKVKRVTEYPDFEALLDGEGPSHVNPTASREQQLANIRAIYLPEKEALGTLAIEIELFVAVPQSKD from the coding sequence ATGACCGACACCACCGCCCGCGTCCACGAGCTCAACCTCTACCGCCAGTACTTCGACCTCGTCGCCGCGGGTACCAAGACCATCGAGGTGCGGGTCAAATACCCGCACCTCGCCGACATCGCCGTCGGCGACACCATCCGCTTCCGGATCAAGGGCACCGACGAGATCTGCGAGGTCAAGGTCAAGCGGGTCACCGAATACCCCGATTTCGAGGCACTACTCGATGGGGAGGGGCCTTCCCACGTGAACCCGACTGCCAGCCGGGAGCAGCAGCTCGCCAACATCCGCGCCATCTACCTGCCTGAGAAGGAAGCCCTCGGCACCCTCGCGATCGAGATCGAACTCTTCGTTGCCGTACCCCAGAGCAAGGACTGA